Proteins encoded by one window of Dioscorea cayenensis subsp. rotundata cultivar TDr96_F1 chromosome 6, TDr96_F1_v2_PseudoChromosome.rev07_lg8_w22 25.fasta, whole genome shotgun sequence:
- the LOC120263388 gene encoding uncharacterized protein LOC120263388 isoform X3 has product MAMASRVPTLQDLPGGAVHRAVISTSRPCLPNKSAEISFMHKNMTDLTQGLYRCCVSRRNFHLGHSLSEFDKRSLCSKLLEFRRPQLPYHKSRRLVHPMPFASSDDGVAVNGTPQTSSSSGMDDLRMKLTQSLQGEDLSSGLVQSIHDAARAIELAIQEHSLSSKTFWFSKAWLGIDKNASVKTLSYQAAVYSLLQSAIEISSRGDGRDRDVNLYVQRSLLRLSALLESTIRDELSSKQLVDHDWLWSHQHPLVVKTFVDLFERDSRFSAATMLYLKGGSSGSTSESDLSLLMLALSCLAAVIKLGSTKVSCQQFFSMVPDIIGRLMDMLLDFVPINKAYHYMKDIGLCREFLFHFGPRAASGKFRTDHAVEERAFWVDLVQNHLQRAIDRERIWSRLTTCESIEVLEKDLAIFGFFIALGRSTKSFLASNGFSIVDDHIESFIRYLITGSVLYYPQLSSVSSYQLYVEVVCEELDWLPFYQSNAMGIKETLESKDRREGITQGEAIFQVLSVCSYWMTSFIKYSTWLESPSNIKAARFLSKGHSKLTGCMNELGVLINSGKKSSVQDQGQQWSGVGLSVDSKTASFDKALESVEEALNRLEDLLQELHLSNSTSGKEHLKAACSDLERIRKLNKEAEFLEASFRAKAASLEQEGVDEHSLSSGGESGNFSNKESGEACKETEINEKPADRMVKKPRGFWSFLVRNSRGKSQSRVSADQNEIEDLDQVAIAKMHNGDSESNEIRRFELLRNELIELEKRVQRSTDDAQNDEESGLADDNEQHASIGRYPLAKAQEKESLFAKSIVKIRETSTDVWQGTQLLAVDVAAAMVLLRRALTGDDLTQKEKQSLRRTLTDLASVVPIGILMLLPVTAVGHAAMLAAIQRYVPSLIPSSYAPERLDLLRQLEKVKEMESTEMNSDETEGVFLKN; this is encoded by the exons ATGGCCATGGCTTCGCGCGTTCCCACCCTGCAGGACCTGCCGGGAGGAGCCGTTCATCGGGCGGTCATTAG CACTTCAAGGCCATGCCTGCCAAATAAATCTGCAGAAATTAGTTTTATGCACAAGAATATGACAGATCTAACCCAAGGCCTGTATCGTTGTTGTGTTTCCAGAAGAAACTTCCATTTAGGGCATTCCTTGTCAGAATTTGATAAACGGTCTCTTTGTAGCAAGCTGCTGGAATTTAGAAGACCCCAACTACCCTATCATAAATCCAGAAGGCTTGTGCACCCTATGCCTTTTGCTTCTTCTGATGATGGTGTAGCTGTCAATGGAACCCCACAAACAAGTTCTAGCAGTGGTATGGATGATCTGAGGATGAAACTAACTCAATCTTTACAAGGAGAAGATCTTAGCAGTGGGCTTGTCCAGTCCATACATGATGCAGCAAGGGCCATTGAATTGGCCATCCAAGAACACAGCTTGTCATCCAAAACCTTTTGGTTCTCAAAGGCATGGCTTGGTATTGACAAAAATGCGTCTGTCAAGACACTCTCTTATCAG GCTGCGGTATACTCTTTACTGCAATCTGCTATTGAAATCTCATCACGGGGTGATGGAAGAGATAGAGATGTCAATCTTTATGTACAAAGAAG TTTGTTACGGTTATCAGCTTTGTTGGAGAGTACCATCCGGGATGAATTGTCTTCAAAACAACTGGTAGACCATGACTGGCTTTGGTCTCACCAACATCCATTGGTGGTGAAAACTTTTGTAGATCTCTTTGAAAGGGATTCCCGGTTTAGTGCTGCTACAATGTT ATACTTGAAAGGAGGCTCATCTGGTTCAACTTCTGAAAGTGATCTTTCACTTCTTATGCTTGCTCTAAGCTGCCTTGCAGCAGTTATAAAGCTTGGCTCAACGAAAGTGTCTTGTCAACAGTTCTTCTCCATGGTCCCGGATATTATTGGCAGATTGATGGACATGCTTCTTGATTTTGTCCCAATAAACAAGGCATATCATTATATGAAGGATATTGGTTTATGTAGGgaatttcttttccattttggTCCTCGAGCTGCCTCAGGAAAATTTAGGACTGATCATGCAGTTGAAGAAAGAGCATTTTGGGTTGATCTTGTTCAGAACCATTTGCAGCGAGCTATTGACAGGGAAAGGATATGGTCAAGATTAACAACATGTGAAAGTATTGAG GTATTGGAAAAGGACTTGGcaatatttggtttttttattgccTTAGGAAGAAGTACTAAATCTTTCTTGGCTTCAAATGGGTTTAGCATTGTAGATGATCATATTGAAAGCTTCATAAG GTACCTTATAACAGGAAGTGTGTTATACTATCCTCAACTGTCATCTGTTAGTTCTTATCAACTGTATGTGGAG GTTGTATGCGAGGAGTTGGACTGGCTACCTTTCTATCAAAGTAATGCAATGGGCATAAAGGAAACTCTTGAAAGTAAAGATAGAAGGGAAGGAATTACTCAGGGTGAAGCTATTTTCCAAGTATTAAGTGTTTGCTCTTATTGGATGACAAGCTTTATTAAATACAGTACTTGGCTTGAGAGTCCATCAAACATAAAAGCAGCAAGATTCCTTTCTAAAGG GCACAGCAAGCTAACTGGTTGTATGAATGAACTTGGGGTGCTaat AAATTCAGGGAAGAAGAGTAGTGTTCAAGATCAAGGTCAGCAGTGGTCAGGTGTTGGTCTTTCAGTTGATTCAAAAACAGCTTCTTTTGATAAG GCACTTGAGAGTGTGGAAGAAGCTTTGAATAGGTTAGAAGATTTACTACAGGAGCTTCATTTATCAAATTCAACATCTGGAAAAGAACATCTAAAAGCTGCATGTTCTGACCTTGAAAGGATAAGAAAGCTTAATAAAGAGGCTGAATTCCTTGAGGCATCTTTCAGAGCAAAAGCAGCTTCACTTGAGCAG GAGGGTGTTGATGAGCACTCACTTTCATCTGGAGGTGAGTCAggaaatttttcaaataagGAGTCTGGAGAAGCTTGTAAAGAGactgaaataaatgaaaaacctGCAGATAG GATGGTTAAAAAGCCTCGTGGATTTTGGAGTTTCTTGGTACGAAATTCCAGGGGAAAATCTCAGAGTAGAGTGTCAGCTGACCAAAAT GAAATTGAAGATCTTGACCAAGTTGCAATTGCCAAAATGCACAATGGGGACTCAGAATCAAATGAGATTCGTCGCTTTGAATTGCTAAGAAATGAGTTGATTGAACTAGAGAAGAGAGTGCAAAGAAGTACAGATGACGCTCAAAATGATGAG GAGTCTGGACTTGCAGATGACAATGAACAACATGCTTCTATAGGGAGATATCCATTAGCTAAAGCTCAGGAGAAAGAAAGTCTCTTCGCAAAGTCTATAGTCAAGATACGGGAAACAAGCACT GACGTCTGGCAAGGAACTCAGCTATTGGCAGTTGATGTTGCAGCTGCTATGGTGTTACTAAGAAGAGCACTTACTGGAGATGATCTCACACAGAAGGAAAAGCAGTCTCTTCGAAGAACTTTAACTGATCTAGCATCTGTTGTTCCAATTGGGATTCTCATGCTGCTTCCG GTCACTGCAGTTGGGCATGCAGCTATGCTGGCTGCCATTCAAAGATATGTACCCTCTTTG ATCCCCTCTTCCTATGCACCGGAGAGATTAGATCTCTTGAGGCAGCTGGAGAAGGTGAAGGAAATGGAGTCAACTGAAATGAACTCAGATGAAACTGAGGGAGTTTTCCTTA AGAATTGA
- the LOC120263388 gene encoding uncharacterized protein LOC120263388 isoform X4 codes for MAMASRVPTLQDLPGGAVHRAVIRRNFHLGHSLSEFDKRSLCSKLLEFRRPQLPYHKSRRLVHPMPFASSDDGVAVNGTPQTSSSSGMDDLRMKLTQSLQGEDLSSGLVQSIHDAARAIELAIQEHSLSSKTFWFSKAWLGIDKNASVKTLSYQAAVYSLLQSAIEISSRGDGRDRDVNLYVQRSLLRLSALLESTIRDELSSKQLVDHDWLWSHQHPLVVKTFVDLFERDSRFSAATMLYLKGGSSGSTSESDLSLLMLALSCLAAVIKLGSTKVSCQQFFSMVPDIIGRLMDMLLDFVPINKAYHYMKDIGLCREFLFHFGPRAASGKFRTDHAVEERAFWVDLVQNHLQRAIDRERIWSRLTTCESIEVLEKDLAIFGFFIALGRSTKSFLASNGFSIVDDHIESFIRYLITGSVLYYPQLSSVSSYQLYVEVVCEELDWLPFYQSNAMGIKETLESKDRREGITQGEAIFQVLSVCSYWMTSFIKYSTWLESPSNIKAARFLSKGHSKLTGCMNELGVLINSGKKSSVQDQGQQWSGVGLSVDSKTASFDKALESVEEALNRLEDLLQELHLSNSTSGKEHLKAACSDLERIRKLNKEAEFLEASFRAKAASLEQEGVDEHSLSSGGESGNFSNKESGEACKETEINEKPADRMVKKPRGFWSFLVRNSRGKSQSRVSADQNEIEDLDQVAIAKMHNGDSESNEIRRFELLRNELIELEKRVQRSTDDAQNDEESGLADDNEQHASIGRYPLAKAQEKESLFAKSIVKIRETSTDVWQGTQLLAVDVAAAMVLLRRALTGDDLTQKEKQSLRRTLTDLASVVPIGILMLLPVTAVGHAAMLAAIQRYVPSLIPSSYAPERLDLLRQLEKVKEMESTEMNSDETEGVFLKQRIEGSMIRETTKDSCFTGPTSSRSIILNGGSD; via the exons ATGGCCATGGCTTCGCGCGTTCCCACCCTGCAGGACCTGCCGGGAGGAGCCGTTCATCGGGCGGTCATTAG AAGAAACTTCCATTTAGGGCATTCCTTGTCAGAATTTGATAAACGGTCTCTTTGTAGCAAGCTGCTGGAATTTAGAAGACCCCAACTACCCTATCATAAATCCAGAAGGCTTGTGCACCCTATGCCTTTTGCTTCTTCTGATGATGGTGTAGCTGTCAATGGAACCCCACAAACAAGTTCTAGCAGTGGTATGGATGATCTGAGGATGAAACTAACTCAATCTTTACAAGGAGAAGATCTTAGCAGTGGGCTTGTCCAGTCCATACATGATGCAGCAAGGGCCATTGAATTGGCCATCCAAGAACACAGCTTGTCATCCAAAACCTTTTGGTTCTCAAAGGCATGGCTTGGTATTGACAAAAATGCGTCTGTCAAGACACTCTCTTATCAG GCTGCGGTATACTCTTTACTGCAATCTGCTATTGAAATCTCATCACGGGGTGATGGAAGAGATAGAGATGTCAATCTTTATGTACAAAGAAG TTTGTTACGGTTATCAGCTTTGTTGGAGAGTACCATCCGGGATGAATTGTCTTCAAAACAACTGGTAGACCATGACTGGCTTTGGTCTCACCAACATCCATTGGTGGTGAAAACTTTTGTAGATCTCTTTGAAAGGGATTCCCGGTTTAGTGCTGCTACAATGTT ATACTTGAAAGGAGGCTCATCTGGTTCAACTTCTGAAAGTGATCTTTCACTTCTTATGCTTGCTCTAAGCTGCCTTGCAGCAGTTATAAAGCTTGGCTCAACGAAAGTGTCTTGTCAACAGTTCTTCTCCATGGTCCCGGATATTATTGGCAGATTGATGGACATGCTTCTTGATTTTGTCCCAATAAACAAGGCATATCATTATATGAAGGATATTGGTTTATGTAGGgaatttcttttccattttggTCCTCGAGCTGCCTCAGGAAAATTTAGGACTGATCATGCAGTTGAAGAAAGAGCATTTTGGGTTGATCTTGTTCAGAACCATTTGCAGCGAGCTATTGACAGGGAAAGGATATGGTCAAGATTAACAACATGTGAAAGTATTGAG GTATTGGAAAAGGACTTGGcaatatttggtttttttattgccTTAGGAAGAAGTACTAAATCTTTCTTGGCTTCAAATGGGTTTAGCATTGTAGATGATCATATTGAAAGCTTCATAAG GTACCTTATAACAGGAAGTGTGTTATACTATCCTCAACTGTCATCTGTTAGTTCTTATCAACTGTATGTGGAG GTTGTATGCGAGGAGTTGGACTGGCTACCTTTCTATCAAAGTAATGCAATGGGCATAAAGGAAACTCTTGAAAGTAAAGATAGAAGGGAAGGAATTACTCAGGGTGAAGCTATTTTCCAAGTATTAAGTGTTTGCTCTTATTGGATGACAAGCTTTATTAAATACAGTACTTGGCTTGAGAGTCCATCAAACATAAAAGCAGCAAGATTCCTTTCTAAAGG GCACAGCAAGCTAACTGGTTGTATGAATGAACTTGGGGTGCTaat AAATTCAGGGAAGAAGAGTAGTGTTCAAGATCAAGGTCAGCAGTGGTCAGGTGTTGGTCTTTCAGTTGATTCAAAAACAGCTTCTTTTGATAAG GCACTTGAGAGTGTGGAAGAAGCTTTGAATAGGTTAGAAGATTTACTACAGGAGCTTCATTTATCAAATTCAACATCTGGAAAAGAACATCTAAAAGCTGCATGTTCTGACCTTGAAAGGATAAGAAAGCTTAATAAAGAGGCTGAATTCCTTGAGGCATCTTTCAGAGCAAAAGCAGCTTCACTTGAGCAG GAGGGTGTTGATGAGCACTCACTTTCATCTGGAGGTGAGTCAggaaatttttcaaataagGAGTCTGGAGAAGCTTGTAAAGAGactgaaataaatgaaaaacctGCAGATAG GATGGTTAAAAAGCCTCGTGGATTTTGGAGTTTCTTGGTACGAAATTCCAGGGGAAAATCTCAGAGTAGAGTGTCAGCTGACCAAAAT GAAATTGAAGATCTTGACCAAGTTGCAATTGCCAAAATGCACAATGGGGACTCAGAATCAAATGAGATTCGTCGCTTTGAATTGCTAAGAAATGAGTTGATTGAACTAGAGAAGAGAGTGCAAAGAAGTACAGATGACGCTCAAAATGATGAG GAGTCTGGACTTGCAGATGACAATGAACAACATGCTTCTATAGGGAGATATCCATTAGCTAAAGCTCAGGAGAAAGAAAGTCTCTTCGCAAAGTCTATAGTCAAGATACGGGAAACAAGCACT GACGTCTGGCAAGGAACTCAGCTATTGGCAGTTGATGTTGCAGCTGCTATGGTGTTACTAAGAAGAGCACTTACTGGAGATGATCTCACACAGAAGGAAAAGCAGTCTCTTCGAAGAACTTTAACTGATCTAGCATCTGTTGTTCCAATTGGGATTCTCATGCTGCTTCCG GTCACTGCAGTTGGGCATGCAGCTATGCTGGCTGCCATTCAAAGATATGTACCCTCTTTG ATCCCCTCTTCCTATGCACCGGAGAGATTAGATCTCTTGAGGCAGCTGGAGAAGGTGAAGGAAATGGAGTCAACTGAAATGAACTCAGATGAAACTGAGGGAGTTTTCCTTA AACAGAGAATTGAAGGATCCATGATTAGGGAAACAACTAAAGACAGCTGCTTCACAGGCCCCACTTCCAGCCGGAGCATAATCTTGAATGGTGGTTCTGATTGA